A window of Ignatzschineria indica genomic DNA:
TTTAGAGACAGCATTACGGGAAGTGCGAGAGGAGACAACCATTCGGGATCTCACCTTTCCATGGGGATATGACTATTTTGAGACAGATCCCTACTTTCGCGGTAAGAAGGTGGCACGATACTATGTTGCCGAGACAAAGCGTCGTGGCATTCGTCTGCCGATCAATCCAGAACTAGGAAGACCTGAGCATAGCGAATGGGCTTGGGTTACCCGAGCAGAAGCGCTACGGCGAGTGACGCCAAGAGTTCAAGAAGTGATTCTTTGGTCAGATACCTTTCTAGCTTATGATCGTCGAGTATCCGGAAACCGTTAGCGAGATATGCGCATCAATGAGATAAGCTCAATGAGATTATCTCAATGCGATGAATGAATAGTGCCGAAGCAGACTTGCTCGGCACTCTTTCGTTCTAGAGATTATTTTAGCGCTGCAAAAAAGATCAAGTAAACAAGGTCAAGCAAATCAAGTTGATGGATCAAGTCGATAGATCAAGTCGATGGAAAGAGAGAAAGATCAAGAGATACAGGATTGATTAGAGAGATCACTCAAGATTGGGTAACAAATATTAAATCGTGGTCAAAAGGAGCGTCAATGTTAATGTTAGAGAGAATTCTATTAGTCACGGAAGATGCTTCACTTCAGGAGAAGTTTCGGGGGCTCTTTAACGCGGAGCAGTGTCAATATTGCTTTCATTATGCGGAGGCGGCAAGGCTCTTAAATGCTGGCTATACGCCAGATCTGATTATTGTGGATCTGATCCTCCCTGTTATCACCGGTGTTGAGACTTTAGATCTTCTGCAAAAGCAGTTAGCGCCGAAAGAGGTTCCCGGCATTATTGTGACGCAAAATGATCGTTTAGTTTTACACTCTCTTCCTCGTCCGCCGGCACTTTTGGGCATTATTAGCAAAAAGGCCGATCCTTTAATTCTCTTTGAACGCATCAAAAAGTTATGGGAAGAGTATCAGGTCCCCTTGATTGATGGTGAAATTATACCGGCAGAGAATTAGCCACAGCGCAATGCTGGAATACTCTTCGAATATTAGTGGCAATCTGCTGATAAAATCGAGCTAAAACAAGATAATCTCTAATAAAAAGAGAGTTAATAGAGATCAGTTATCAATATAAAATAGCTATTAAATATTTTAATAAATAGAATTCTATTCTATTTTCTAACAGTGTGATTAAATGGGGCTTAATCTGTTTTTAATATAGATCGTTAATGGAAGTATTAAAATAAACATTAAATATAGCCATTAACAATAACCATTAACGAAATAATTGTCGATGGATCGATTGATCAGTTAATGGATGATAGATATTGAAGATAGCCACTTAACCCCTTTGTATCCGATGCTTCCAATATTCAATCTATCACACAATCATTGATGCATGATTGATGAGACTATTGATAGGGGAATATCGTGGTACCGACCTGAAGTGAGGCCTCTATGATTCGAGTTGATCTCTCTCGCCGCCGCTTTATCTATGCCGGCGCTCTTCTTCTCTCTACCTCTCTCTTGCCTCCCATCTCTATGGCACAGATAGCCTCTCCACTTGTGGAGCAACATCTCGATGCATTTTTAGATCTTTCACGAAAACTAACCGGCTATGAAACGCTTAATCGAGAATTAGCTACCCGTTATCTTGCCGCTTTTCTAGAACTTTTCCCCGATGAAGCGCCCCAATTTGAAAGTGATAAAACACTTCAGAAGAAGATTCTTCACTCTTGGTATACCGGTACTGTCGGCCCGAATGAAGCAGGGCAGGTGCGCGTTATTGCCTATAAGGATGCATTTATGTATCGCCCAACGGCGGATGGCTTGCCGACACCTACTTACTGCTTTCGCGGTGAGCTCTGGTTTAAAGCGCTACCGCCGGGAATTACTAAAGAACCCGATTTTCCTATCACTTTTTAAGTCGATTGAGATATCCGGACCTAATAGGGATCAATAAGAGAGCCAATAAGGCTCATAAAAATAGATCAGTATAAGAAGATCAGTATAAGAAGAAAGAGGGCGTAATATGGCAGAAAATAGAGTAACAAATAGCGCTAAGCAGTTAGCAAATGGGGATTGGGAAGCCGATGTAGTGATTGTCGGTAGTGGAATTGTGGGGGCGATGATGGCAACAGAGATCTCGGCAAAGGGGCATAGCGTCCTCCTGCTTGATGCCGGTCTTCGTGTTGAGCGAGGGCAGATTGTTGAGAATTCTCGTAATATGCCGGAAAAGAATCGTGCAGGGATCGATTATCAGAGCCTCTATCCACAATCTCCCAATGCTCCTTTCCCCGATTATTTCCCTGATAATGGATATCTTAAGCTCTCCGGCCCTAATGCCGCAGCGTATGCGCAAGATTATCTCAAAACGGTAGGGGGAACCACTTGGCACTGGGCTGCCTCCTGTTGGCGCCATGCCCCTCATGACTTTAAGATGAAGTCTCTCTACGGCGTGGGCCGAGATTGGCCGATCACATATGATGATCTTGAACCTTACTATACCCGTGCAGAGTATGAGATCGGTGTCGCCGGACCTCGAGATCCAAAGATGCAATCGCCACCGGAGCGCAGTAAGCCTTACCCGATGGAGATGATCCCTTGGTCCTACTTTGAGCGTTCAGTTGCAGCAACTACGAATGAATTTGGCTGTCACTTAGTCCCTATTCCACAAGGACGAAGCTCACGAGTTTGGGAGGAGCGTCCTGTCTGCTGTGGTAACAATAACTGCATGCCGATCTGCCCCATTGGTGCGATGTATAACGGGATTCATCATGTGGTGCGTGCAGAGCGAAATGGTACAACGGTTCTCTCAGAAACGGTTGTCTATCGTGTGGATAATGATGAAAATAATCGTATTACCGCGATTCACTACTACGATCGTGATAAGAAGTCCCATAAGGTGAGTGGAAAACGCTTTGTCTTTGCCTGTAATGGGATCGAAACGCCGCGTCTTCTGCTGCTTGCCGCTAATGAGAGTAATCCGAATGGCATTGCCAATAATAGCTCCGGCTTAGTGGGGAAGAATATGATGGATCACTCCGGCATTCACTGCTCTTTCCAATCGAAAGATCCGCTCTGGGTGGGTAGAGGGCCGGCGCAGAGTGCCGCAATGGTAGGTTATCGTGATGGTGGATTCCGCCGAGATCATGCCGCCTTCTTAATTATTATGAATAACCTCAATCGCAATTTGGCAGAGACACAAGTAGCGCTTGAGAAAGGGTATGAAGGAAAAGAGCTACAGCGCGAAATTCGGGAGCGAACAACCCATTCGGTCTATTGGGATATCATGTTAGAGGTTCTTCCCTCTGAGGAGAATCGCCTCACCTTGAGTAAAACCCGTAAAGATGCATTAGGTTTAGCCTGTCCTGATATCTACTACGATGTTGGGGATTATACGCGTCGTGGTCGTATTGCGGCGCAGGAGAAATTGCGAGAGATTGCCGCACTCTTTAAAGGGCAAGAGGTGGTTGTGACCACAGAATTTGTCCCTAATAACCATATTATGGGGGGCAATATTATGGGTGATACGCCGCAAAATGGGGTTGTGAATAGCTATTGCCGGACTTATGATCATGATAATCTCTGGCTCCCCGGGGGTGGTGCGATGCCTTCATCGAGTGTTGTCAACTCGACGCTCTCGATGGCGGCGCTCGGTCTGCGTGCAGCGGATGATCTACTTAAAAGTATGGAGTAAATTATGAAAAAATTATCTCAACTTCTCCTGCTAACATTCTCATTCACTTTGGGTTACGCCACGCCGGCATTGGCAGATTCGCTCGATTCCATAAAGGGAGATCCCAAGCGCGGGGAGTATCTCTCCATTTTAGGGGATTGTCAGGCATGTCACACCAACTTTGCTGCAGAGAGAAAACCTTTTGCCGGCGGTTATGCCGTAAGCTCTCCTCTAGGCGATATCTATTCTAGTAATATCACCCCTTCAAAAGAGTATGGAATCGGGAATTATACGCTTGAGCAATTTCGCGATGTATTGCGAAAAGGTATTCGTGCCGATGGGGAGCATCTCTATCCAGCGATGCCCTATACTGCTTATACGAAGTTAAATGATGAAGATATCGCTGATCTCTACGCCTACTTTATGACGGCGGTAGAGCCTGTTAATATCGCGCCGACTTATCATACAGATCTCCCATTTCCTTTCGATATGCGTTCGATGATGATTGTTTGGAATGGGCTCTTTCTCGATAAAGGACCCTTTCAGCCAGACACCTCACAGAGTGATGAGTGGAATCGTGGGGCTTATATTGTAGAGGCACTTGCTCACTGTAGTACCTGTCACACACCCCGAGATATGATGATGGGAGAGAAGAAGAGTCAATACCTTGCCGGCGGACAGCTTGGTTCATGGTATGCCCCTAATATCACCTCAAGCATCAATGCCGGGATCGGTAATTGGTCTCAAGATGATCTGGTCACCTATCTTCAGCAAGGGCTTCTCGATGGGAAAGCGCAAGCGGGCGGGCCGATGGCAGAAGCAGTCTCCGATAGTTTTCAACATCTTCGGATCGAGGATCTTCAAGCAATTGCTACCTATATTCGTAGTGTAAAAGCGATCGAGAGCAGTGAGCAGAAAGCACCTCGGGATAGTTACGGTGCGCCATTTGATGTGGATATTCTCCTTCGGGGAACAGAGCCTGTTGATGCCTATCACACTCTAAAGAGTGGGGAGAGCCTCTATAGTGCTTACTGTTCATCATGTCATCAGAATGATGGGAGCGGAACGCCTGAGCAGTTCTATCCATCGCTCTATCACAATACGGCAACGGGAGATTACAATCCGAGCAATGCGATTGCCGCAATTCTCAATGGAGTTGATCGAAAAGTGGGAGAAACCCGATACTACATGCCGAACTTTGGGGAAAACTCACCTACGCAGGCTTTAGATGATGCACAGATCGCGAAAATTGTGCAGTTTGTCTATGAGAAATATGGCAATCAATCGGTGAAGATTACCCCAGAGATGGTGCGCCAAGTCCGTTTAGGCGGCCCCGCGCCGTTACTCTTAGAGGTGCAACCCTTTATTGCGCCGGGGATGATTATTGCCGGAATTGTGATTCTACTCTTAATCCTTTGGGGCGTGATACGCTTCCGTAGAAAAAGGCATTAAGAAGAGGGCGTGAAGGAGAGAGTATAAAGAAGAGGGCATGAAGTGCCGGCAGAGATTTAAGATATCTCATATAAGTCGGCAGAGTGTCATCAATAAGTGCCATCAATAAGTGCCATCAATTTTGATGGTACTTTTTTGACGTTTTTTAGAGGGCGTTATCTCTCCTCGCTTGAGATTCCCAATAGTAGCGCTGCTGGATCTTCCCCACTAAGGAGCTTCTCAGTCGCGCCATCATAAGCGATTTTCCCTTGATCGATCACTAAGGTTCGAGGCGCAATTTGATGCGCATCTTCAATATTGTGGGAGACCATCAGCAGGGTGATATCGCGCGCACGGCAACGCTCTTCGAGTAAGAGAAGCATCTCATGACGCAGGGCCGGATCGAGTGCGGAGAAGGGTTCATCGAGTAGAAGAATAGGTTGCTCGCGAATAAAGCAGCGTGCAAGGGCGACTCTCTGTCGCTGTCCGCCGGAGAGCTCTCCGGGTAGGCGATCGAGCAATCCTGTAAGCCCCACCTGCTCCGCAATTGCTGCAACAGTTTTCTGCTCCTCCGCTTTTAGGCGCAGTGTCGGTGCAATGCCTAAGCCGATATTTTGCTGAACGCTCAGATGGTTAAAGAGATTGTTCTCCTGAAAGAGCATCGATACAGGTCGTTTTGCCGGCGGTGTGGTGGTAAAGTCTTGACCATTGAGAAGAATCTCTCCTGTTTCTGGATATTGAAAGCCACTAATAAGGTTGAGAAGGGTACTCTTCCCGGCACCACTTGGGCCCATAATGGCGACTCTCTCCCCACGCTCGATGGTGCAATCAAATTGCATTAATCGGGGAGGTGCCTCTCCGCCGGTTTTGTTCTTTGGGCTCTCTTGATGAGCCCTTTTACCCGCTTTCTCCTCCGCTTTCGAGCGCTCTAAATGGTAGCGAATATTCTTCAGTTCGATCATTCTATTTGTCATTTTTCTTCTCCGATAGCGCGTCCTGAAATCTTCTCTAAAAAGGTGAAGAGCATCAAGCAGAGAAGCAGTAGTAGCATCGCCGTTACAGCGCCATCATTGGTGCGATAAGCGCCTAATTGTTGATAGAGATAGTAGGGAAGGGTCCGGAAATCCTCATTTCCAAAGAGTGCCACGACACCAAAATCACCAATGGAGATCACTGAGGCGAATGCTAATGCTTGGGCGATCGGCTTTTTGAGTGCGCGAAGTTCGATAATTCTTAATCGGCGCCATCCGCTAATTGCTAATGAATGACAGAGTGGATTGTAACGCTCGGCTAGATCGCGCATCGGGTTTTCAAGTACCTTTAGAGCATAGGGAATCGCTAAGAGGGCATTGGTCAGAATCACTAATGCATAGGGGGATTGGGGAATACCGATCGTCTCATTAAAGAGGATAAAAAATCCTGTCGCCAATACAATCCCCGGCATCGCTAAAATTAAGAGGCCACTTAATTCCATCGCTTGCCCCCATTTAACTGCTCGGCGGAGACGCAATTCTCGGCTACTCCAGAGCAGCATCATGGTGAGTGTCACCGCTAATAGGCCCGCACATATGGCGATAAAGAGTGAGGTGAAGGTGGCTTGCCAGAGGGCCGATTGTTGCAATACCTCCCACACACGGCGATTGAGTCCATCAATAATGATCGCGATCAATGGTGGCAGAAGTAGGAGCAGAGCGATCATAATCACTACAAAATCTCGCACTTGGCGAAAGCGATTATCTGCCGGATCAAACCAGGATCGGCGCGTTGTCGTTCCTACGGCAAAGGCGCTATTGAGGCGTTGACTCACTAACATCAAGCCGATACAGAAAAAGAGCTGAATCAGCGCTAAAATAGCGGCTCTTCCGGGATCAAAGTCGTAACTTAATGCTTGGTAGATCGCAAGCTCTATCGTCGTTGCGCGCGGTCCGCCCCCTAATGCAAGGACGGTGGCAAAGCTTGAAAAGCAGAGCATAAAGATGAGCGTTGCGGTCGGAAGAAGTTGCCGGCGAAGATAGGGCCACTCCATAATGCGAAATTGTTGCCACTCATTGAGCCCCAATTGCGCGGCGATCTGCCGCTGTTCTACGGAGATCCCCTCTAACGCTTGTAGCAACATGCGCGTTGCTAAGGGGAGATTGAAGAAGACATGTGCAAGTAGAATCCCCTGTAGACCATAAGGGGAGAAGTGATACTCCAGCCCGAAAAAGTGGAGAAGTGTTGCAAGCCAGCCACTTTTGCCATAGATCGAGAGAATACCAAAAACCGCCACCAAAACCGGAAGGACTAAGGTCATTGCCGAGAGGCGAAGCAGCAATGTGCGCCCGACAAATCGGCGACGATAGAGCGCTCGGGCTAGCAAAATCGCCGGACCGACCGAGAGCAGTGCCGACAGTAGCGCCTGATAGAAGGTAAAGCCGATAATATGCCACAGGTAGCGATCCCCTAAAATCTCCGCAAGAGAGATTGAAGGGGAGAAGCACCAGAGCGCCCCAAAGGCAAGAAGCGCCACAGTCACGAGGATCGTTGAGGCGATCAAGCCGGGGATCAATTGCCGATTAATCATAGAGAGGAATCATAAAAGTTATCACGAATAGTCATCATAACTTCTATCGACTTACGGCAAATTGCCACAGTTTGATCCAATTTTGGCGCTCTTTCGCCACCTCTTCTGCACCAAAGAGTAGCGCTTTTGCCGGCAATGGTAATGCTTTATAGACCGGCGGCAAGGGGATATCGATCACCGGATACATCCAGTTGGTGGTCGGCAAAGTCTCTTGAAATTCTGGCGTTAACATAAATTGGAGAAATTGATCGGCAAGTTCCGGATGGGGACTTGCTTTCAATTTAGCCGCCACCTCAATCTGTAGATAATGTCCCTCATCAAAGAGCGCGGCTGCGTAGTTATCATCATTATCATAGAGCATCTGATAGCCCGGCGATGCAGTATAGCTTAAGACAAAATCGCTCTCACCTTTCAGGAAGAGCCCATATGATTCGCTCCAACCTTTGGTCACCGTGACGGTCTTTTTCGCCATCTTTTGCCATGCAGATTCAGTCTCCTGACCGTAGATCTTCTCCATCCAGAGAAGAAGGCCTAATCCCGGCGTACTAGTGCGCGGATCTTGGTAGATGATGCTCCACTTGTTTTCAGGATCTAAGAGCTCATCCATACTTGTTGGGGGATTATTAATCTTTCTTTTATCGTAGATAAAGGCGAAGTAGCCATAATCGTAGGGGATAAAGGTTTTGTTCTCCCATTCGATCGGTAATTTCAGCATTGATTGATCGATATTCGCCGGCGTAAAGAGATCAGTCTCTTCTGCGGCGGCAATCAGGTTATTATCGAGTCCGAGGATCAGATCCGCCTTACTCTTTTTCCCTTCCATGCGCAGACGATTGAGGAGCGAAACGCCATCGCCTAGTGAGACTAGTTTTAATTCACAATCGCACGTTTTTTCAAAGCGCTCTTTAATCAGTGGCCCCGGACCCCATTCGGCGACGAAGGAATCGTAGGTATAGACGGTCAATGTCGGTTTTTCGGCAAAAGCAAAAGTAGTGATACTCGATATTAATAGCGATGCCACCAACAATGTTCGACGAAGCGGTTGACGAAAAGAGTGGGAAAGGCGCTTAAGGGGGGAAGAAAGGGTTCGATTTGTCATAACGGCTCCTGTGTAAGTGTGTCACAGGATTTGAGGAAGAGCCCGCAGGCATCTCGACTCTCAAATCCCTCCGCCGGTATTGTCCGGATCAGGTTCGACGGGTGAAATCTCAGCTCTCCTCTAGTGATCTAACTCGATCAATTCCAAAGTAACAGCACCCCGTTGAGATAGAGCTATTGTAGAAGCTTTGGTAAGAACTGTAAACAGAACAAGATATTAAGTAAAAGCCCATGCCGGTACATCTTCGAAGTCTGACATCTTTGATGCCTATTTGCCGGCGCGTAATCTCTGGAAGAACACAATAGTGAGGACCGGCAACCATTCAGCTTCTTTTGCCTCAATGAATCATTTTGATGATTCTTAAGAGAGTTTGTTGAGCGGCGGGAGCCAATCATTTCATTCTTATGACTACTGCATGCCCGCGGTTCGGCATCTTTGATGCCTATTTGCCGGCACGTAGTTTCTGGAAGAACGCAATAGTGAGAACCGGCAACTCATCAGCCTCTTTTGTCTCAATAAATTATTTTGATGATTCTTAAGAGAGTTTGTTGAACGGCGGGAGCCGACTACTTCATTCTTTTAACCGGCGCATGCCCGCAGTTTGGCATTGAGAATGCCGGGAGATTAATTATTACTGATTTGTACATATGCAGTCTAATTTGATTTGCAGACCTCCCACTTTGTGTTTAGAAAATAATTTCCTCAATCGTCCTTGTAATGGCAGAAGAGAGCTACGCTTATATTGTTAGAGGATATCTATCCTATGCCGAGATATGACCTTATTATTAAGGGTTGGAAAGATAATGACTTTTATAAAAAATGATTCCGCTCGCTGATAGGATATTTGCTGATGTTCTGGATGAAAAGAGGTGAGGGGCGTCAATACTACTTACCGTGATTGCGGATTTATAGTTGAAGCTAAAGGGAGAAAATATGAAAACAGAAGTGCTTAAAACAGATAAAAAGAGAATTTCTTCTAAAGAATTTACGCAAAGATATATGTCGGCAGAGAGTCAACAACGTATTCAAGAGTTAACCGATCAATTAGATTTGGAATATAGCCTTACCTTAATTAGAAAAGAGTTGCGCAAAACTCAAAAGGAGATTGCCCAGATATTAGGAGTATTCCAGCCTACACTTTCAGGAATTGAAAAAATGACTCAAGATATTAAACTCTCTACAATGAAAAGATATGTCGAGGCACTAGGTGGATCAATGAGTATTAATATTAATCTCCCTACCGGGAAAAGATTTTCTATAGATGTGTAATAGTTTTGGAATCTGTTTATTCTATGACTGTTTGCAATAAGCAAATTCATGGATGGATAAGATTATGTCAAATGCAGTTTTAAAAGATCGGGAGATGCAAGTACCTGAGAGAGACAGAGGTATTATCGCGCACTCACGCCCAGCATTATCTGAAAATAGTCACTCTAAACTAGTAGAAAGAGCTTTTGACCGCTGTTTTGAAAATAATAAAGAAGGTCTTGAGCTATTAGCGAATACTTAATTTTAGTTATCTATAAAGATGGCTCTATTATAATTCAAGAGATTTTGATACTTTACAGCTCTGTTAGAAACCTCCCAAGCGGAGGTTTTTTTAATGCTTAGATAGAAGCTTTCTGATTTCTCAATATATCGATCCCATCAACATACCGTGAAAACGTGTCGATTTTTTTCAGTTTTTTAAACATATCCGAGAGATATGTCGATCCTATCAACATATTTCATCATGATAAATATCGAGTTGCTCTAAGAAGATTTTTGGAACGGCGGGAGCCTACTACTTCATTCTTTTAACCGGCGCATGCCCGCGGTTCGGCATGAGAATACCAGGAGATAATTAAACGTTCTTTAAACAGATCTTAAACAGTAGTTAAACATATATGCTGGTAATTGAGGATTGCCTCATTGCCGGCACACAGTTTCTGGAAGAGCGTGATAGTGAGAACCGGCAACTCATCAGCTTCTTTTGTCTCAATAAATTATTTTGATGATTCTTAAGAGAGTTTGTTGAGCGACGGGAGCCTACTACTTCATTCTTTTAACCGGTGCATGCCCACGGTTCGGCATCTTTGATGCCTATTTGCCGGCACTCAGTTTTTGGAAGAACGTGATAGTAAGATCCGGCAACTCATCAGCTTCTATTCTACTCAATTGTTATGGATCTTCAATCGTATTACAATGTATGACATCATTGATGTAGAGGTGAAGTTATGACAATCGTTAGTATTAGATTAAATAGAGAAGAAGAGAAGATCTTTAGAGAATATGCCGCTTTTCATGGACAGAGCTTATCGACCTTATTTAAAAATAGTGTGATTGAGAAAATGGAAGATGAACTCGATTTAAAACTCTTGAAAGAGGCTATTGCTTATAATGAAGAGCACCCTGAAACCTATACGCATGATGAAGTCAAAAAAGCATTAGGATTATAGATGTATCAAGTGATCTATACGGCGAAAGCGGTAAAATCTTTAAAGAAGATCGATAAAACACAGGCGTTATTTATTTTAAATTGGATTGAAAAGAACTTAGTCGGTTGCTCTGATCCAAGAGCAAAAGGGCGAGCGATTAGAGGTAATCTTGCTGATTGGCGCTACAGAGTTGGGGATTATCGTCTGCTCTGTAACATCTTAGATAGAGAGATCATTATCGAAGTGATTAATGTCGGACATCGAAAAGAGATCTACAAATAGCGACTTTAAGTTATTAGATAATGCCCATATTGCCGGCACGCAGTTTCTGGAAAAGCGAGATAGTAAGATCCGGCAACCGTTCAGCTTCTATTTCTTATTATTATGCGAGAAGACTCGACAAATATGTCGATCCCATCAACATATCGTAAAAACGTGTCGATTTTTTTCGGTTTTTTAAACATGTTTTATTGATATGTCGATTTTATCAACCTATACTGCTTTAAAAAACTTTATAGGAAAAGTGATGACTTGGATTGCAGATCAACCTTATAACGATTTACCGCTACTACCGCCCAATGAAGAGGTGGAGACAATAACAGTTCTTAAACGATGCATTACGGCAAGAGCGGCATTGGCGGAATTGAATCAAGCGGGGAAGCTACTTCCTAATCAAGGATTGCTGATTAACTTATTGCCCATTTTGGAAGCGCAAGGAAGCTCCGAGATTGAAAATATTGTCACTACGACAGATAAGCTTTTCCAATATGCAGTAGAAGAGAGCAATGCTGATCCTATGACGAAGGAGGCATTAAGTTATCGCCGGGCGCTCTATAATGGCTTTATTTCATTGAAGGATGTTCCACTATCGAGCCGAACAGCCATAGAGATCTGTAGCACAATGAAGGGCACAAATATGAATGTGCGTAAACAGATGGGAACAGCGCTCCGCAATAGTACAACGGGCGATGTGATCTATACACCTCCGGCAGGAGAGGAGAAGATTCGTTCACTACTAAAAAATTGGGAAGACTTTCTGCATGCCGAAGATGATCTTGATCCGTTAGTAAAATTAGCCATCCTCCATTATCAGTTTGAAGCGATACATCCCTTTATTGATGGAAATGGTCGAACAGGGCGAATACTCAATATTCTCTATCTTATTGAGAAGGAGCTATTAACGCTTCCGATTCTCTATCTTAGTCGTTATATTGTGATGCATAAGAGCGATTACTATCGTCTACTACGTAATGTGACAGAAAATAGAGATTGGGAGAGTTGGATTCTTTTTATGCTTCAAGCGATCGAGGAGACTTCTACTTGGACGAAAGAGAAGATAGCAGCGATCACGATGCTGATGGAGGAGACGATTCGATTCATTCAGGAGAGAGAACCCAAAATATATACGCGAGAGTTAGTAGAGATTCTCTTTGAACAGCCTTACTGCCGAATTTCGAACTTAGTGGATAAGGGGATCGCAAAACGGCAAACGGCATCGACTTATCTACAAAAACTTTGTGATATTGGTGTTTTGACAGAGCATACTGAAGGTCGGGAGAAGTTATTCATTAATAGACGCTTACTTGAGTTGATGAGCGAGTAAAACTAAGTGTTATTGAAGCCGGTAAAGAGGGCAGTAAGAAGTTGCCCCTTTGCCGGCGCATAGTTTCTGGAAGAACGCAGTAGTAAGATCCGGCAACGTTCAGCTTTTTTTATCTCAATTAATTTTGATCAATTATTCTTAAGAAGGTTTGTTGAGGGGCGGGAGCCAACCATCTCAATCTTTTCGCCGGTGCATGCCCGCGGTTTGGCATCTTTCAGCGCCGAGGAGAAAGGATCTATTTAAAATAGACCAGTCGGTAATTGAGGATTGCCTCTTGCCGGCATGAGATCTGTGAAAGCATGCAGAGGTGATTTCCGGCAACTCATCAGCTTCTGTTAGTTCTACTATTTTTTAAAAGAGGATAGATATGAAAAATGATATTAATCGACAAGAGTATCCTTTTTTAGATTTAATACTATGGGATACAAAGAAACAAAAATTCACACCTGAGGAAATCTTCTATCTTTGTGAAAAAAGATATCGATACTTTGATGAGAGAAAACTCTCTTCTAAAGAGCGTCAGCTTTTGCAACGATTAATTAAAATAGTAGGTAAAGGCGCATTTAATCATTCTTAAGAGAATCTGCTGAACGGCGAGAGCCAACCATCTCAATCTTTTAATCGGCGCATGCCCGCAGTTTGGCGCTTTCAGCGCCGGGGAGAAAGAGATCTATGCAAAATAGATCAGTCGGTAATTGAGGATTGCCTCTTGCCGGCATGAGATCTGTGAAAGCATGCGAAGGTGATTTCCGGCAACTCATCAGCCTCTTTTGTCTCAATAAATTATTTTGATGATTCTTAAGAGAGTTTGTTGAGCGGCGGGAGCCAACCATTTCGTTCTTTTAACCAGTGCATGCCCGCCAATCGGCATCCATGATGCCGAGGTGATTTTATTCTTATGATTACTGCATACCTGCGGTTTGGCATCTTTGATGCCTATTTGCCGGCACGCAGTTTCTGGAAAAGCGAGATAGTAAGATCCGGCAACTCAACAGCCTCTTTTGTTTCGATTAACCATTTGAAGCATTTTTACGACTATATGCACATTTTTGGTTATCGATTCCGACCTTAAACTT
This region includes:
- a CDS encoding NUDIX domain-containing protein, which gives rise to MKQSPPEILSCGAVIVRWDRREFRYLLLRAYNFWDFPKGQIEAGETPLETALREVREETTIRDLTFPWGYDYFETDPYFRGKKVARYYVAETKRRGIRLPINPELGRPEHSEWAWVTRAEALRRVTPRVQEVILWSDTFLAYDRRVSGNR
- a CDS encoding response regulator; its protein translation is MLERILLVTEDASLQEKFRGLFNAEQCQYCFHYAEAARLLNAGYTPDLIIVDLILPVITGVETLDLLQKQLAPKEVPGIIVTQNDRLVLHSLPRPPALLGIISKKADPLILFERIKKLWEEYQVPLIDGEIIPAEN
- a CDS encoding sugar dehydrogenase complex small subunit, yielding MIRVDLSRRRFIYAGALLLSTSLLPPISMAQIASPLVEQHLDAFLDLSRKLTGYETLNRELATRYLAAFLELFPDEAPQFESDKTLQKKILHSWYTGTVGPNEAGQVRVIAYKDAFMYRPTADGLPTPTYCFRGELWFKALPPGITKEPDFPITF
- a CDS encoding GMC family oxidoreductase — translated: MAENRVTNSAKQLANGDWEADVVIVGSGIVGAMMATEISAKGHSVLLLDAGLRVERGQIVENSRNMPEKNRAGIDYQSLYPQSPNAPFPDYFPDNGYLKLSGPNAAAYAQDYLKTVGGTTWHWAASCWRHAPHDFKMKSLYGVGRDWPITYDDLEPYYTRAEYEIGVAGPRDPKMQSPPERSKPYPMEMIPWSYFERSVAATTNEFGCHLVPIPQGRSSRVWEERPVCCGNNNCMPICPIGAMYNGIHHVVRAERNGTTVLSETVVYRVDNDENNRITAIHYYDRDKKSHKVSGKRFVFACNGIETPRLLLLAANESNPNGIANNSSGLVGKNMMDHSGIHCSFQSKDPLWVGRGPAQSAAMVGYRDGGFRRDHAAFLIIMNNLNRNLAETQVALEKGYEGKELQREIRERTTHSVYWDIMLEVLPSEENRLTLSKTRKDALGLACPDIYYDVGDYTRRGRIAAQEKLREIAALFKGQEVVVTTEFVPNNHIMGGNIMGDTPQNGVVNSYCRTYDHDNLWLPGGGAMPSSSVVNSTLSMAALGLRAADDLLKSME
- a CDS encoding cytochrome c, which produces MKKLSQLLLLTFSFTLGYATPALADSLDSIKGDPKRGEYLSILGDCQACHTNFAAERKPFAGGYAVSSPLGDIYSSNITPSKEYGIGNYTLEQFRDVLRKGIRADGEHLYPAMPYTAYTKLNDEDIADLYAYFMTAVEPVNIAPTYHTDLPFPFDMRSMMIVWNGLFLDKGPFQPDTSQSDEWNRGAYIVEALAHCSTCHTPRDMMMGEKKSQYLAGGQLGSWYAPNITSSINAGIGNWSQDDLVTYLQQGLLDGKAQAGGPMAEAVSDSFQHLRIEDLQAIATYIRSVKAIESSEQKAPRDSYGAPFDVDILLRGTEPVDAYHTLKSGESLYSAYCSSCHQNDGSGTPEQFYPSLYHNTATGDYNPSNAIAAILNGVDRKVGETRYYMPNFGENSPTQALDDAQIAKIVQFVYEKYGNQSVKITPEMVRQVRLGGPAPLLLEVQPFIAPGMIIAGIVILLLILWGVIRFRRKRH
- the thiQ gene encoding thiamine ABC transporter ATP-binding protein ThiQ produces the protein MQFDCTIERGERVAIMGPSGAGKSTLLNLISGFQYPETGEILLNGQDFTTTPPAKRPVSMLFQENNLFNHLSVQQNIGLGIAPTLRLKAEEQKTVAAIAEQVGLTGLLDRLPGELSGGQRQRVALARCFIREQPILLLDEPFSALDPALRHEMLLLLEERCRARDITLLMVSHNIEDAHQIAPRTLVIDQGKIAYDGATEKLLSGEDPAALLLGISSEER